In the Ipomoea triloba cultivar NCNSP0323 chromosome 6, ASM357664v1 genome, one interval contains:
- the LOC116022804 gene encoding cyclin-A2-2-like, with amino-acid sequence MRRANMQNVSSNMEGHSMRITRSRARTLTSSQGLPPLHPSVTQDGKQVRRASSKRAASDENKSTTGASSCVQPKKRAVLRNVTNVVCESSYLNCMTGTKVIQDKKLADKKIAKVMPAVVVHKKPNHLEDRKEHITEELNKVKIEESECGSHANSKENIFAEQSKCATIKQSGVFGLLPLIKCNFKTVPDHNTSQRDEGKLCPKRDDLETLGVTDIDSKHRDPQMCTLYAPDIYTNLHAKELDQRLSADYIERLQRDITEGMRGILIDWLVEVCEEYRLAPDTLYLTVNLIDRFLSENYIEKRKLQLLGVTCMLIASKYEEICAPHVEEFCFITDNTYSKEEVVKTESQVLNVLGFRLSVPTTKKFLRRFIQAAQASYEVPSVELEFMANYLAELTLVEYSFLKLLPSVVAASAVFLARWMLDQSKHPWNPTLEHYTRYKASDLKTTVSALQDLQLNTKGCALNAIREKYKQPKFKCVATLTSPKAVESLFQK; translated from the exons ATGAGGCGTGCAAATATGCAGAATGTATCTTCAAATATGGAAGGACACTCTATGCGAATCACGCGATCTCGAGCTAGAACTTTAACTTCTTCTCAGGGGTTACCTCCTTTACATCCTTCTGTTACACAGGACGGGAAGCAGGTTCGGCGAGCAAGTTCCAAAAGAGCAGCATCTGATGAGAACAAATCAACCACTGGTGCCTCTTCTTGTGTACAACCTAAGAAAAGAGCTGTTCTTAGGAATGTCACTAATGTAGTCTGTGAAAGTTCATACTTGAACTGTATGACTGGAACTAAAGTAATTCAG GATAAAAAACTTGCTGACAAGAAAATTGCAAAGGTGATGCCTGCTGTTGTAGTTCATAAAAAGCCAAATCATCTGGAAGATAGGAAGGAACACATAACTGAAGAGCTCAACAAAGTGAAGATTGAAGAATCAGAGTGTGGTTCACATGCAAACTCCAAAGAGAATATATTTGCAGAGCAAAGTAAGTGTGCCACCATAAAGCAAAGCGGTGTATTTGGTCTTTTGCCATTGATAAAATGCAACTTCAAGACTGTTCCTGACCACAATACATCACAAAGAG ATGAAGGCAAACTTTGCCCAAAGAGAGATGACTTGGAGACTCTGGGTGTTACAGATATTGATTCAAAGCACAGAGATCCACAAATGTGCACTTTGTATGCTCCTGATATATATACAAACCTGCATGCTAAGGAG CTTGACCAGAGGCTGTCTGCTGATTACATTGAAAGGCTTCAGCGAGACATTACTGAGGGTATGCGGGGTATTCTGATTGATTGGCTTGTGGAG GTTTGCGAAGAATATAGGCTGGCTCCAGACACTCTTTATCTGACAGTGAATCTTATTGATCGATTTCTCTCAGAAAACTACATTGAGAAACGAAAACTGCAACTGCTTGGTGTGACATGCATGCTAATCGCCTC CAAGTATGAGGAAATTTGTGCACCACACGTGGAAGAGTTTTGTTTTATTACAGACAATACATACTCGAAAGAAGAG GTTGTAAAAACGGAAAGTCAAGTTCTGAACGTTTTGGGCTTCCGACTTAGTGTTCCAACCACCAAGAAATTCCTTAG GAGATTCATTCAAGCAGCACAAGCTTCTTATGAG GTTCCTTCTGTTGAATTGGAATTCATGGCGAATTATTTGGCAGAGTTGACTCTTGTTGAATATAGTTTCCTTAAGTTACTTCCATCTGTTGTTGCTGCATCTGCTGTATTTCTCGCCAGATGGATGCTTGATCAATCTAAACATCCATGG AATCCAACATTGGAGCATTACACCAGGTACAAGGCGTCGGATCTGAAAACTACAGTTTCCGCTTTGCAAGACTTACAGCTGAACACTAAGGGGTGTGCCCTTAATGCCATTCGCGAGAAGTATAAGCAGCCCAAG TTCAAGTGTGT